From one Dermacentor andersoni chromosome 1, qqDerAnde1_hic_scaffold, whole genome shotgun sequence genomic stretch:
- the LOC140219622 gene encoding uncharacterized protein, whose protein sequence is YAGESHHSLSRQFRLGHSSVNDIIHQTCTVIYEEMKNDFLKRPCTEDEWKDVIGGFNQNWNFPNCVGAMDEKHVLITKPANSGTVYRNYKKSFSIILFAVVDANYKFLYTNVGAPGSQGDAGVWQTTLLQARVSNITAGLPELVKVASSPDVLLPPVFVADDAFPIGRNLMKSYGGSSLAEEKTIFNCRSFMPLY, encoded by the coding sequence tATGCAGGAGAGAGCCACCACTCTTTGAGTCGACAATTTCGGCTCGGCCACTCCAGTGTAAATGATATTATTCACCAAACGTGTACGGTGATTTATGAAGAGATGAAAAATGACTTCCTGAAAAGGCCATGCACCGAAGATGAGTGGAAAGATGTAATCGGAGGTTTCAATCAAAACTGGAATTTTCCAAACTGCGTTGGAGCCATGGACGAGAAACATGTGCTAATTACGAAGCCAGCGAATTCTGGAACAGTGTACAGAAATTACAAGAAGAGCTTCAGCATTATACTGTTTGCCGTCGTTGATGCCAACTACAAGTTTTTGTACACAAATGTTGGTGCACCCGGCTCACAAGGAGATGCGGGCGTCTGGCAAACGACGCTGCTACAAGCACGTGTATCAAACATCACGGCTGGTCTTCCAGAACTTGTGAAGGTCGCAAGCTCGCCCGATGTACTCCTGCCACCCGTGTTCGTCGCAGATGACGCCTTCCCTATAGGAAGAAACTTGATGAAGTCCTATGGGGGCTCTTCCTTAGCAGAAGAGAAGACAATCTTTAATTGCAGGTCATTTATGCCTCTATACTGA